One stretch of Mangifera indica cultivar Alphonso chromosome 9, CATAS_Mindica_2.1, whole genome shotgun sequence DNA includes these proteins:
- the LOC123224845 gene encoding isoprenylcysteine alpha-carbonyl methylesterase ICME-like isoform X3 — MNMMNAMETKTVGSSSSVDGGTNHRRRRRTAGKQPPSRQNSFSQDIGHAAAETYLITRLSFTLLRYLGVGYRWINRLFALACYAILLMPGFLQVAYHYFFSSQVQRSVIYGDQPRNRLDLFLPTNSDGQKPVVVFVTGGAWIIGYKAWGSLLGRQLAERNIIVACIDYRNFPQGTISDMVNDVSNGISFVYNNIDDYGGDPKRIYLMGQSAGAHISSCVLLEQAIKESTGESTSWSVSQLKAYFGLSGGYNLFNLVDHFHSRGLYRSIFLSIMEGKESFKQFSPEVRVKDPRIRDAISLLPPIILFHGTSDQSIPSDASSSHNPSAKLVLFTLWKKDPE, encoded by the exons ATGAATATGATGAATGCTATGGAGACTAAAACCGTGGGTTCTAGTAGCAGTGTTGATGGTGGTACCAACCACCGGAGGCGACGTCGAACGGCTGGAAAACAGCCGCCAAGTCGCCAGAATTCTTTCAGCCAGGATATTGGCCACGCTGCTGCTGAGACTTATCTTATCACTCGCCTTAGCTTCACTCTTCTTCGATATCTTGG GGTAGGTTACCGATGGATCAATAGATTGTTTGCCCTCGCTTGTTATGCTATTTTACTAATGCCCGGGTTTCTTCAAG TTGcctatcattattttttttcaagccAAGTCCAACGGAGTGTCATTTATGGAGATCAACCAAGAAATAG GTTGGACCTATTTTTACCAACAAATAGTGATGGACAAAAGCCAGTTGTGGTGTTCGTAACTGGTGGGGCATGGATCATTGG TTACAAAGCATGGGGTTCGCTTCTGGGGAGGCAGTTAGCAGAGAGAAATATCATAGTTGCATGCATTGATTACAG AAATTTTCCCCAGGGAACTATCAGTGACATGGTGAACGATGTTTCTAATGGGATCTCATTTGTCTACAACAACATTGATGATTATGGAGGTGATCCTAAGAG GATTTATCTAATGGGGCAATCAGCTGGTGCACATATTTCTTCTTGTGTTCTCTTAGAACAAGCAATTAAAGAATCTACGGGAGAGAGCACCTCGTGGAGTGTTTCCCAGTTAAAAGCTTATTTTGGTTTATCTGGAGG gtacaatttgtttaatttagtaGATCACTTCCACAGTCGCGGTCTCTATCGTTCCATTTTTTTAAG CATCATGGAAGGAAAAGAGTCCTTCAAACAATTTTCTCCTGAAGTTAGAGTAAAGGATCCGAGAATTAGAGATGCTATTTCTCTTCTACCTCCTATAATACTTTTTCATGGAACCTCAGATCAGTCTATACC